The following nucleotide sequence is from Vanessa cardui chromosome 3, ilVanCard2.1, whole genome shotgun sequence.
acataaaatttagcgacccgtcccggctaCGCGtggttgtttaaattattaaccggtaaaattattctaaatacGGTAAAAATCCGCCAAAACCTTTAAAGAACTACAAAagacactacaatttttttacagattttaatAGATCGTTACTAATATAACAAACGTTTCATTAAATCTGTCTATCTTTTACGCTTAGTTAAAAAATTTTTATAAGGATTCAATTTGAACCGCAACCCATcacaataacattataaaatacctaACATCCTATAAATGTCCCATTACTGGGCTAAGGTCTTTTCTCCTTTATAGGAGAAAATTTTGGAGCTTATTTCATTACAGTACTTCTGTTCCTCCATCCGcattggatacacatgtggcagattttaaCCCAACAGCAtggtaggtttccttacgatgtttaccttcaaaAATTTTATGATGTTCAAATACgagatgaataaacacaaaagGTTTTGTTGACGGAATCTTTGGTTAATTCACGTGTCCTAATCCTCGGATCATCTCAACTCTATTCTCAAACAAAGTGTGGTCAAAAAGAGTTTGGCAAGAGTTAGGACTTATGGTCCTGAAGTTAGCGTTGCGAATGCAAAAGTCATTGTAAGCCGGCTGATATTAACGTCGATAGTTGATCTTATATGACTAATACCTGAACCGACCGTCAGCTGCTCAATTAGCGGTGGGTGTTGGTTTAGGAGTCTGCGAaagaggtaaaaaaaaaaaaaattaagtaatagtACGCTGACTGAAACTTTTTCCATAAATAGTTGATGTTATACTGAGCAAGAAAAAAATCGATGTAGCTGACTACATCGTGAAGTGGGGATTATACGTCAGCTGGCTGCatgaatttgtaaaaaaaacgtaaaataacgTAATTATACACCGAATGAAATTCAACTACATGATTCATGATCTTCGAAAAATTTAGAGTACGAAAACAGCAATCAGCTGGCCCAGTCAAGATTTAAAATTTTGGCGTATTGCTGTGAGGCTGTTTGCTTTCAAACACATATTTTTTGATTTGCCTTGCTTGAACCCATAACACGACCTTCGGGCTACCTAAGCCTCTTCCTCTAAAATTTTGAAGCAGCATCTGCCTGTGCGTGTGGATCTTTGTCGTACACAATCAGTTTCGGTTCTCCTCGTCGAACGAACGGACGCATTCATACATAGCTCACCTTTGGAGCCATGCTCACCTTCAAGATCCTTCACAATTGACTCCTACAGACTAGAAAGAGATCAGGTACCCTTATTAGTAGTCATCAGTATAACGGATAGCACGGAAATAATTGGCGGTATGGAATTATTGTCAGTAACACTTTCTTTCAGCTTTTTAGGAGCCTAATTTTGATCATTCATATGCTCAGCTTAATCAAGACGAAGAAAACGATTTTCTGCTGGACAGTTCGGCCGATGATTCGTCAGAGAATGATGACGATAGCGATACCATTGACAACGAATAACTTTTGCgatctttttatttctatatttcgattttgtttatattacctttcatttcattttgggttcatttcattttacactCCATTTCATATCGAGCATTTTgttgtataaaacaataaaacgaaacaaaaatacatCGAGAAAGATTCTGTCCATTGCTAGAATAATCTTTACCTTTACTGCGTCAGCTGACGGTCTTTTCACAGCTATACACGCAGctgattgttatttttgtacttttaattcaatatcatCCGGCGAactatgactttatttttatattacaagtttATGCGACCAGCTGACGTCACAGCACCCCCTCTGCAACCTCCTAATTCCACACCCACCGCGGGTGCGTTAGCTGACGCTTGGTTCAGTTATAAGCAGGGTTGCCAATGTGTGGGGAATTCCCCGAATTGCGGGGAATCGTAAGTCGATCGGGGATTAGTGTGGGGAATGTTACATGTGGGGAAAATGAGGGGAATTTATACTTATGCGTTTTATACCAAAACGATCAGTAAATGATTGTTTATCCGTCTTTTAGTtagtacaaaaatttaattgtagtCGGTTATTAGTTAGCATAGTCACAAAAATAAAGACATTAACCACGActtgtctaaaaaaaaaaagtcgtcGGTAACCATGACTAGTCtgatttaacgaaaaaaaaaaaaaaataggcatCGGCAACCCTGGTTATAAGTATTtcgatataaaaagaaaaagaatgcAAACAGTCTGTGTAAAGTCACTGCCAAAAATGCAACGCTACCTCCCAGACCATAAGGTTGGGATActcactattttttatttacacttcgATTGcagtttttgataaattattgttaCGAAACTGCTGGTTCAACTACAGTGATATAACATATACAGATACAAAAGTTAATTGATATAACACACTGTACCCAtgcatttgttttatacaacCAATGGTACCaaaattgttgaaaaaaatatataaatataagtgtttttcattttgaatttttacTTTCTCAGGATGGGAGccatctttattaaattacagaTCAAGAAAATGTaatggtaatttaaaaaaaatatatattttattttattgtttacatgagttcatttttatgtttaatatatattttcagattTAAATAAGTCAATGATTGTAGTGccaattgaaaaataaacagtgatctgtaataagatttatatattttatttacaacagtACACACATAtcgttattattgatataaaccTGAGTACACTATAAAAACCATTATGTATAACAATAtcataaatgcaaaaataaatattccaaataataaattaataacaatgttaatgatatataattaatatatcattatttatggttaacctttgattttattttaaactacacCTTATCCTTTTTTTACTaacttgatattttaaaaaccttttatgtatagattacaaataaatctctctgtttataaataatgaaacatgTAAGACATAACCCATACCCAAAAAAGGAATGAAAAAGTTATGAggagaattatttaaatgtcacaTCATGTCAAGCTTGAACATAgcaaattatgttaaaatagttTGTTTCCTGAAaggattatatatttgtattatagcaATATTAATTGAGATCCAAACCAAAatatcacatacaaaaaaatgctTATATATTATCAGTCAAAATTTCTAGGATCATAATGCTGTGGAGTTCTTTCATAATATGCAACACTTCTCTTATTCAAAGGGTTTGGAGAATTAGGCTTAAAAAACATCgctattaatatgtaaaaaccACCAACTATCTTGCTCAAGAAATCCAGAAATCCCAAAAACATTGgagttgaatttttaattaaaatagacatTTCTCTGACCAAAGCTAAAATAAAGTTACCCAAAAAGTTGATGAAAGCAGTACTTCCTGTGAATATTGCAATCACAAAAGCAAATAGGAAGGTTACGAATtcttttgcattttttattgataatgcaCTCTGCAAATTTTTAGCAATATCTCCATATGTCTCACTGATTGTAGATTCAATAGTAATTGGTTTGCCATCACTTTTACTTATCGGTTTTTCTATAGCTCCTGTCAGTATTGGCTCTATCTCCAAGAAAGAATCAGTTATATGTCtaacacattttaaaataacaataatttcattatctcgaaattttatagtttttatttgaaaccaaAATGGGCCGAAAGGTTGGTTATCTATCTCAGTCCAGAGACAAGTACCAGATTTGTGGCCTACAGCTTCAGAGTCCGAAATCCCAATCCAATGAGTACTTGGATAAATAGTTTGAAGCTTATGTTGTGCTTCTTCTAAATCTCTCTTGAGCTCTACTTCTGCAGGGCTGACTATGACGACGTCACGATATCCAATACATTGATTAATTAGCCTTCTTTCGAGATAGCGACCTAAGAATATTCGCGATTTCAACAAGTCTTTTATGTAATTTCGCACATTTACTGTTTGTATATCTTCATATTTGTCCAAGTGGGACGAAGTAGCCGAAATATTGAATGAAGAATTTTGCTTTGATACActcattttaaatcaaatatatataaatatatatagtctaCATAAGTATACAAAttgttttgtgtaaaataaatgaataaattcccAGACGAGAACAAACTGAACTGTCAAAAAGTATTGACAATGACGTTGTCACTTTAAGTTGTTATTGTTTGTGTAGTGTCAAATAAATTCAGGGTTAGCaacatttagaatatttttctaCCAAACTATGAGAGAGACATACCATTCCTTTTTATAATTCGGAAAgtaatagaccgggagatgaggacacaatatattagattatttttaccagtatggcggttcttcaggggtctaattaagtaaaggcaaaaaggatttgtaccagtattgcatttaaattttGGGAATGTATTTGGAAAAATGTgacctttattatttttctcgTACTTCTTATAGGGGGGAAAAGTGCTGCCAtacttaaaatacttatttatttgacacgttttaaatatgtaattaaaaatatcggaGGCTCTTAAGTAGACCACAGaagaattgtattatatttttttaatatgaatcttACACAAAATTTAAGTAAATGCTTTGTTTAAGGAAGGGAACAGAAGTTTTAGTAAAatgcaatataaatacatagtaataaaattctttatttaagattGTTTTATATGCTTTGActctaatgacaaaaatatttcattttgtatgaTTGTCACTgtcttatacaattttaaatttattattaggaaAAAGTAGTAGtagaaacatattttaatataaaaattcagaCAAAGTTTTATAGATATCTAAAGggataagatttttaatttcattcatacaaatttataaaacgaaatatttgtacattttaaagtttaaagattattctcattaaaaataaaattgtattctaCATCACGTTCattgctataaataaattttaaataatgtttatctaaagaaattaatattatagtcaAAGTTATGTACattagttaaattaaacattgtaaaatttaaggcaatataatgttaatattttataaatattcatccTTTTCACATTACTTGGATTTACAGCTAAATACTTAATCATCTTGAAAAATCATGCTTATGGCTCATTATCTTCTAAATAAAATTCTCTAATAATTGGAAAGAAAATTCTAAATGAAATATTCTAATCAAAAAATTCTTATACCAGAAAGACCAATTTTGTTAAATCAAAACGTTTATGTTTCgcgatgataaaatatttacaagattgagagtaaaaaattaaagattattcaaCTGATGAATTCAATCTAACTATGCAATTATATAGTGCTTACTCAAGTATGATATTCGCATTTACTACAATAATGAAACCATAAATCCTTAAGAGAAATATagtcaataattatatagtattcaAGTCTTGTTATCTTTAAAACTTTTCCAAACATTATATCCAATTTTAGTTCGTGTCTTATACCATATCAGTAATTAAGATCTACTTACGGTATCCCTATCACGACGTATTTGTAAAATACGGcttgtgtataatattttatgacagcTTATGAgaacatatacattttttcaGTCATATATAGTGAAAACATATAGTAACGGGTTAGGACAAATCACAAtatgataatgaaatataaatttacaactgTGCGATGTATTATACTCAAACAATTCATATGAGCAAAAtataaacttgtaataaaaactattatccTAAATCTTATTATAATCTGTGTATACTCACAGATTACAATAACAGTAGTAGCTTATAAACAAAGTAGagtgtaacaaaaaaataataaaacatttttcgttTTCGATATTATAAGCAAAATCCTTTTTCTCTTAATATTCTTAGCCatacctatttttaaacaataacattttaataaagcattcattttattaactaaaattaaactaatttaaatcaatGCTTAACAAACTCAATAGTTTGTTCATTTTAATTTGCTAATAAtagaaaacatacatatttgatacttccaaaaataaaaaaaaaaacatatctcaGATATTTGATAATCCATAGTTTACGCTAATAGTTTAaccatatttaaaaagaaaaatcctAATTGTGAGTTAACTACACTTGATGGTCATATATGAGTGAGGTATTAAGAAGACTACTTGTAcaatcggggtaagaaaaggttcgtcaccttaagatctattttcgtgtgctcagtatgagcgataatctgctttaccgatcgagaatgacatattgcgtcgcaatgatttgatgtttagattcaaaaggtactaagagtttaagacttgataaaggaataaattcaaaaactgacaaaggttttcttactctgattgtacatttaaatacatagatTTTGAACAGCAACAAAGGCGTTTACTCACAAGTAGTATTTATTAACAcatgtcatattttattttaataacatcaagCTCAAATGGCaagctttataattttttgtcaatCGAATAGTTTTGAAGgaaaataagctttattaaGGTGGTATAGGTGTATTATTCCTTTACCCTGAGTTCTTAATAAGACTCATTACAATCatgaaattcaattatattcaatttacgtATATCTGAAAAGCGTACAAGCTTTAAAATACTTATCTAAACgtgataaagtattttataatattaagacgGATTTAAAGTCGAATAAATACAATAGATACTACATATCTagtgtaaaaaatttaaaagataaaagctAGTACAGGAAATAACAATTTCCCTAGCGTTAAGTACAATAAAgtgtactaaattattattttattattagtaatatgttATCCACTTCGCATTCACAACCTCGATATCATATAACTCTTATACATTTCGTTGTTATACGCTCgacaatattaaacaaattgaaaataatataaactatacaaATCACTTTCACCCTGTTTAATTTAGGccacatacaaataaatatatgaacaaaaacatactgttttttttttaatttccattgaCAATAATGTataagtaaaacatttatttagtttatatatttaatactataacaCAGCCCTCTGGAAGGACATGTCGGTCACTCTTATCTTACTTACATCCATGTACCCACAATCAGAAATTCAATTTGCAATTTATAAATCGATCGAAGTCACCCACAATTGAGAATTAAACCTCCGTGGCTTCATGACTAGTAATTCAAGAGAGAATCATTCGATTCTCTCGAATATATGTATCGCTGCTGAGAACCTAACAACACAGTTGGATCGTTTATTTCACAATGAGAAAACCGTGTACACTGGCTAGGAACTTATCAAAGTTGTCCTGAAATCTGAGCTTGTGCGTTCTGAGGCCGTCGAAGAGGACTCCATTCGTGAGCACGCGGAACGACTCCTCCAGTCGCGGCACGTTGGCGGGGTCATTGACCGCGTACGCCTCGATTAGCTGTCGCGCCAGTCCTTCCAACAGCGCAGGCTTGACGCACGTCAGCGCGTAGATAGCGGCGCCTGCCGCCGGGATGGAGTCCGGCGGGATCTCCATCTTTATGATCAGCATCAGCAAAAGCTCTGCGAGCGAAAGCACGGACACCGCGTACGCGTTGTCGTCGCCCAGACTCCGCACCGTATTCGCGATGCCCACGATTGTGTCGCAGCACAGCGTCGACACGTCGCATGACACCGCCGTAAGGCCCACACGGAGCGCCGTTATCACCATATTGAAGTCTTCAATCGGAAGATTTATTAGCTggaaaaatatatgtcattgtttagataaaataacttaatcaattttatataccCATAAACGAAGCTCAAACGATACTCATGTATGgtaaaacacaaattagatgtagcatcggaaaatgcaatggaatgaaaataaaatcgattattgccgatttacacgaccaatagaaatagctccctatcgcgccattcgacgctattcgtcgctatagattcacgcgtcagagaaaacaagtgtatgtaaatcgacgcgtgaaattgacgaatatattaggtcatatgatattacaagttattacgtttgcaaattcaaatatcatattcgcgtgagaaataaatattgataatttgggatagcgtactcaattcggatgtgatcggttttacgaattttgccgatgctacatctaagttgtgtcgtactacaacTTTAATCATGTTAAAGATCAATGAATATAATCTGTTAATTTCAATTTCGACGGGTCAATGCGGGATGGTTTCTGTTACCGCCTGGCCACAGCCAGTATTGCGGCGCGGCGAGCGGCGCGGCGAGCGGCGCGGCTAGCGGTGAGCGCCGAAAACAAACGCTAGACAACGTACGAAGTATGCCACAGccagtgttgggcattaatcaattaattgtcaattatcttattaattgactaaaaaagtaattgcaattaaattaattacaattaaattaatcgcaattacacttttaattgcaccttgcaattaaattaatttgattaacatatGTCAATTGcagcttacaattaaaataattgcaattaacttttttagttcttttataaaacaattaaaactaacaattaactttatatatcaaaatgaaattagtaaatatttaggaaaattaagctataacctataagtattagacttcagacgaataaaaatgtggtcaaaggcTCTAAgtattaagcttattttttctaaatctctctttccacggaaaaaaagtgtttatttttatattatataatataaagttgcattgataaatatttcttcagcgtaggtataaaacaaaaacatttcaagtcgtcgtcttcgctcaagtctttatattttacagcagtatttttaattgttatttttaattaaaattaacaaaacaactaaaaattaattaattgttaattgttactaatacagttaacaattaaataattgttagttgtgattttccacaattacaattgattaattgttaactgtagtagtaacaattaacaattaattaattgttaatctttaattgttcctgcaattaaaatttgcccaacactggcCACAGCTAGCCGCGGCGCGAAATGCGGCGCGGCTTGCGGCGCGGGTTGACTGGCGCggtgcgcggcggcggcgggcggcgcgttGTGCGAGCGAAACAAATGTACTAGAGAGCATCGAGGCGGCCACAGCTCAaagcggcgcgcgcggcggcatCAGGTGGACGGACTAGCCAACGCGCGaccaaaacaaataattgtatcatgtatattcacagtaacattgatcactttgataaaatcagtgataatcattgtatatgcactagaagtaaggataaacttataacgccaagtttccgactccgcaaagtcaatagatccttcttggggcaaggtatccgtttctataataaaattccgcagaaatttttaactttgccgtttagtaaattcaaatcgtttgttaaaaatacattggtagaaaaagcatactattcgatacaagattttgtagatgataaaaaagcgtggagttaatacccgttgacttccaagcaggatacattaattgaaataattgtatttaattaacatgacgttgtattttttaaatgttaaaaaagagtaactactgagtttcttgccggttcttctcggtagaatctactttccgaaccggtggtagcttcacttaattgtaaaatgacgattcaaaagtacttataaaagcctacttgaataaagtttattttgattttgaaattttgtttttaacgcGCGTTGACCGCCGCGGTCGCAACTGGTCGAGCTGTGGCATACCATCGCAATCCGCACCGCCCGCCGCCCCTCACGCCGCATCTCATCCCGCACCGCTGAAAGCTGTGGGGGACTAAGGGCCTGTAGTGTGTACCTGGTCGGCCTGGTCGAGGTCGCGCAGCATGCGGTAGGCGCGCGCGGCCAGCGTGGGCAGCGCCAGCAGCGGCGGCGTGACGAGCGGCAGCAGTAGACGCAGGCCGCGCGCGCACGCCGCGCCCCACGCCGCCTCCGCGCCGCAGCCCGCGCCGCAGCGCGACACGCTGCTGATCACCTCCATCAGCGCGCAGATGTCctgcacgcacacacacacgcacacacgtgTTCAGGTCAATTCAATTCACAGCGCTactacacacgcacacacgcacacacgtgttcagttcaattcaattcaacaGCGCTactacacacgcacacacgtgCTCAGTTAAATTCAATTCACAGCGCTactacacacgcacacacgcacacacgtgCTCAGGTCAATTCAATTCACAGCGCTactacacacgcacacacgcacacacgtgCTCAGGTCAATTCAATTCACAGCGCTactacacacgcacacacgcacacacgtgCTCAGGTCAATTCAATTCACAGCGCTactacacacgcacacacgcgctCAGGTCAATTCAATTCACAGCGCTactacacacgcacacacgcacacacgtgCTCAGTTCAATTCAATTCACAGCGCTACTACACGTGCTCTCTTTACGCCTCTACGTTTCCTCGCGGAGAGTAAAAAGAAACGGTTTACTATTCTCCAAAGATGCTATTTAGGAGTTAATGTCGAAGACGCACCATGCATAGTTTTAGTTAAGAAAAACCAGCGGCAGATTtgcaaatttgccgctagtaggctagtaaaTTCAACTTTTGCCGCCCTTACTGACTTTTGAATTCAAAACATTAGTTCATAATCATATTGactacatttattctgaaatttcGTTCTATCgccctcattacatcggcttttttcCGTTATTAGTATGTTGGAATATATTTCCAACccactatgtagtgacgagtatgaCAGACGTAATATGTATTCATATAatgctaagtttttttttatgtctgtaAGATAGTAACAGATTTgtgctaaatttgccgcccctttAAATAAGCCGTCCTAGGATcaagcctacttagcctattggtaaatccgccattaagaaaaacacattattatagattttaaaaaataagaatgttttagatgaaaaatgtgtaaaaataattaatgtcgtTTAGATCCTAATGTAATAGAATACAAACCTCATATGCTTCTTCTTCTGCGTCTTGTGGAATACTCGAGATTTTTCCAGAATTCCACCTCATATAAACTTCAAATGTAGCATTGCATACTTCTAGAaatctacaataaaatattttactataactcTAGtgatttaagtattaaaatattattactattaaattaacatataaataaatactactaaTAATGATACGATAAagaaaaaagttacaaatataCTCACTTAGTAACATTTTGTAGTTGAACCGAATGCAGCATCCTTTTAGCACTCTTGGCTAGTAGATTTAAAGCGGGCAACACTACACCAGGGTAGTTGTGATACCGGAAAATAATACCGGGTATTTTATCTAAAGCTCCCATTAGTAATGTAAATTGTTCATCTATCGTTCCAACCTAAAAAGGTAGtgtgttaaattaaatagattttaatgaagTATTAAGTATGCAATGTAAGTCACTATAGTATTAGTGACTAACATTGcatatagtctattccaatagAATTAAGCTTAGATCCAAACAAACATTTGACATTGAATCATTGGTCATGAGCTTGATATATATGACTATATTCACTATGGTTTTTCGAAAAAATACCGTTTTGAATGAACTGTTATcgaaattttggaaaaaaaaattattgtggaaataagtagttaagcgtaatagttttgtattataaataaagatatatgtattaattataaactcttagcagtgcacaatatagctgtgTTACAAGCAAATcgaatgaaatacgtaaatctaaggtttgtttcatttgatgatgatgatgatgatgatgatgatgatgatgatgattatgattatggtgatgatgatgatgttggtGGTGGTGGTTGTTgttgtgggtgatggtgattatgtttatttatttatttatttaatgccacactatatacatatcattacaggattgtgccccaattcgatattgcagcactttaaaaaaaaacaaattaatacatctatccatgttataataatatatataatactaaattggatatgatatattccaagcagcaattattgcGAGTTCACTCATACTGCAACAAAATAAATCAACTCTGTTTGCTATcgcattgagagtacgtaacgtgcgcgtcagtggtgcttccttgagcaACTTATGTTGTTGTTGGTGGTGGTGGTGTTATTTTTAGTGGTGATtatgttgttgctgttgttgttggtggtggtggtggtgttaTTTTTAGTGGTGattatgttgttgttgttgttgttggtggtggtggtggtggtggtggtgttaTTTTTAGTGGTGattatgttgttgttgttggtggtggtggtggtgttaTTTTCAGAGGTGattatgttgttgttgttggtggtggtggtggtagtggtgatgatgatgagaaTAATGATGATGTTGTTTGTTAAAAACGATGTTGTGTAACTTATAACTTACTTCGAGAACACCTTCAGTGACTCCTATGAAGCAGTCGAGCGTGTCAGCGAGCATGTTGCGAACGGGTTCCGTATCAGATTCCATGTTGAGTATGTTCATTAACTTGTGTTGTAGGGTTACC
It contains:
- the LOC124543765 gene encoding uncharacterized protein LOC124543765, with product MSVSKQNSSFNISATSSHLDKYEDIQTVNVRNYIKDLLKSRIFLGRYLERRLINQCIGYRDVVIVSPAEVELKRDLEEAQHKLQTIYPSTHWIGISDSEAVGHKSGTCLWTEIDNQPFGPFWFQIKTIKFRDNEIIVILKCVRHITDSFLEIEPILTGAIEKPISKSDGKPITIESTISETYGDIAKNLQSALSIKNAKEFVTFLFAFVIAIFTGSTAFINFLGNFILALVREMSILIKNSTPMFLGFLDFLSKIVGGFYILIAMFFKPNSPNPLNKRSVAYYERTPQHYDPRNFD